In the genome of Vicia villosa cultivar HV-30 ecotype Madison, WI linkage group LG7, Vvil1.0, whole genome shotgun sequence, one region contains:
- the LOC131618333 gene encoding uncharacterized protein LOC131618333, which translates to MSKKNDLAKRKRQHEFELRREKLEKEKKDKKLQAKKNKMKVDGSDRKKKGGSGFQVGKKKVKTKVSALSKAKAAQAMELDK; encoded by the exons ATGTCTAAGAAGAACGATCTCGCAAAGAGAAAGAGGCAACACGAATTCGAACTCCGAA gagaaaaactcgagaaagagaagaaagataagaagctTCAGGCGAAGAAAAACAAGATGAAA GTTGATGGTAGTGACAGGAAAAAGAAGGGTGGAAGTGGGTTTCAGGTGGGAAAAAAGAAAGTGAAGACCAAGGTATCTGCTTTGTCTAAAGCTAAAGCTGCACAGGCAATGGAGCTTGATAAATAA